In Pontiella desulfatans, one DNA window encodes the following:
- a CDS encoding acyl carrier protein, which yields MGLDGVELIMETENVFGIRIEDEEAEVCLHPRDVIELVWSKVSHADKAVCPSQRAFCISRRALVDVFGIAEEQYSEDARFVEDYGV from the coding sequence ATGGGACTCGATGGCGTTGAGTTGATCATGGAAACCGAAAATGTCTTTGGTATTCGAATCGAGGATGAAGAGGCGGAGGTTTGCCTGCACCCAAGGGATGTGATCGAACTGGTCTGGTCGAAGGTCAGTCATGCGGATAAAGCCGTGTGCCCATCGCAACGGGCTTTTTGCATTAGCCGCCGGGCATTGGTGGATGTCTTCGGTATTGCAGAGGAGCAGTATTCGGAAGATGCCCGTTTCGTGGAGGATTATGGGGTTTGA
- a CDS encoding DUF167 domain-containing protein has product MPCFEEKDGCLILNVRAVPRASKDGIAGVMGDALKVRIQAPPVEGKANAYLIKFLSKLWKIPRTSIEILSGETGRNKRLCISNPPDELRAALLTFETG; this is encoded by the coding sequence ATGCCCTGTTTCGAGGAAAAAGATGGATGCCTTATCCTGAATGTGCGCGCGGTACCGCGCGCCTCGAAGGATGGCATTGCCGGAGTGATGGGCGATGCGCTGAAGGTGCGCATCCAGGCCCCGCCGGTGGAGGGCAAGGCCAATGCCTACCTCATCAAGTTCCTTTCGAAACTCTGGAAGATTCCGCGAACCAGCATTGAAATCCTTTCGGGGGAAACCGGCCGCAACAAGCGGTTGTGCATTTCGAACCCGCCCGACGAATTACGGGCGGCATTGTTGACATTTGAAACGGGCTAG
- a CDS encoding metal ABC transporter permease — protein sequence MADFFQALFQHGFLQHALLAGWLASISCGVVGTYVVTRRITYLAGGIAHCVLGGMGFARYMQVVHGWSFMTPMLGAMLAALLAAFVIGWINIKAKERIDTVISAFWGLGMAAGILFIAKTPGYGEDLMAYLFGNILLVTQRDLLIIGMLDLFIIATSLLFHKQFVAVCFDEEFARLRGINTQFFYFLMLALTALTVVLMVSIVGIVMVIVMLTLPAAIAGRFCLRMGSMMALAAGICALLTFGGLALSYQPDLPAGATIIVLAGFAYLFSLLFKHR from the coding sequence ATGGCTGATTTTTTCCAGGCCCTGTTCCAGCATGGCTTTCTGCAGCATGCCCTGCTGGCCGGATGGCTCGCCAGTATTTCCTGCGGGGTGGTCGGCACCTATGTCGTTACCCGGCGCATCACCTATCTCGCCGGGGGCATTGCCCACTGCGTGCTGGGCGGCATGGGTTTCGCCCGCTATATGCAGGTGGTGCACGGCTGGTCGTTCATGACGCCGATGCTCGGGGCCATGCTTGCCGCCTTGCTGGCCGCCTTTGTGATTGGATGGATCAACATCAAGGCCAAGGAGCGGATCGATACGGTCATTAGTGCCTTTTGGGGGCTTGGCATGGCCGCCGGCATCCTGTTCATTGCCAAAACGCCGGGCTATGGCGAAGACCTGATGGCCTACCTGTTCGGCAACATTCTGCTGGTTACGCAGCGCGACCTGCTGATTATCGGGATGCTCGACCTTTTCATCATTGCCACCTCCCTGCTGTTCCACAAGCAATTCGTGGCGGTCTGCTTCGATGAGGAATTCGCCCGCCTGCGGGGCATCAACACCCAATTCTTCTATTTCCTGATGCTGGCGCTCACGGCCCTGACCGTGGTGCTGATGGTATCGATCGTCGGGATTGTGATGGTGATCGTGATGCTGACCCTGCCCGCCGCCATTGCCGGGCGCTTCTGCCTGCGCATGGGTTCGATGATGGCGCTGGCGGCGGGCATTTGCGCCCTGCTCACCTTCGGCGGCCTTGCCTTGAGCTACCAACCCGATCTTCCGGCCGGGGCCACCATCATTGTCCTGGCGGGGTTCGCCTATCTGTTCTCGCTCCTGTTCAAGCACCGCTGA
- a CDS encoding nucleotidyltransferase family protein — translation MQNKQDMIELLRGLLPELRGEFGVKSLGIFGSFSSGTSSDESDLDVLVEFDKPIGLRFVEFAEKLENSVNRSIDILTPEGLRSIRQPEIIKSIENSVTYV, via the coding sequence ATGCAAAACAAACAGGACATGATCGAACTACTGAGAGGATTATTGCCCGAACTTCGTGGAGAATTCGGCGTAAAATCGCTGGGCATCTTTGGTTCGTTTTCGTCCGGGACTTCTTCGGACGAAAGCGACCTGGATGTCCTTGTAGAGTTCGATAAACCTATTGGCCTGCGATTCGTGGAGTTTGCTGAAAAACTGGAGAATTCGGTAAACCGATCAATCGATATCCTCACGCCTGAAGGATTGCGCAGCATACGCCAACCGGAAATCATCAAAAGCATCGAAAATTCCGTCACCTATGTCTAA
- a CDS encoding CAP domain-containing protein: MKRACLFLICNLWITMRLYAQTEYVQDGSPTALEEEIRWLLNRGRYDFAAENAARGTAYAVAGDGSPSAGPLAPHEALIRSARRHSEDMARRNTFQHDTLSNSFYYDAALYPGFQDRMEVEGYDWGTPRENIAASQNLTTAQIYLGWWNSTYHREDMYVERLTDFGCGHYYSSSSKYWHYYTMDLGRTRSYFYTFTGTLFYDADHDGRYDQGEGVPGIEVGIEVNGTATGSYDVSGTVGSFAIPIMDIPSGTGAVVLLRNTTEGIRSLSIPQDYHNFETVTLAPGESVALGGFTRVSGSRNVGFRNLNPLPPEPSWATYASVATDFTVSWNSSADVQYRIERSTNLVDWIPAHAAFSNGTGAVMTFTDGGAFGRDANSFYRIVARWMP, encoded by the coding sequence ATGAAGCGTGCGTGTCTGTTTCTTATATGCAATCTATGGATCACAATGCGCCTCTACGCGCAGACGGAGTATGTGCAGGATGGTTCCCCAACGGCGTTGGAGGAAGAGATTCGCTGGTTGCTGAACCGAGGCCGCTACGATTTCGCCGCCGAGAATGCGGCGCGGGGAACCGCCTATGCGGTTGCAGGCGACGGCTCCCCTTCCGCTGGGCCGCTTGCCCCCCACGAGGCGCTCATTCGCTCGGCCCGCCGCCATTCGGAGGACATGGCCCGCCGCAACACGTTCCAACACGACACCTTGTCGAACAGCTTTTACTACGATGCCGCGCTCTATCCTGGGTTCCAGGACCGGATGGAGGTTGAAGGCTATGACTGGGGAACTCCCCGCGAAAATATTGCGGCCTCCCAGAATTTGACCACGGCGCAGATCTATCTCGGATGGTGGAACAGTACCTACCACCGCGAGGATATGTATGTTGAACGGCTTACCGACTTCGGATGCGGCCATTATTATTCCTCTTCCTCAAAGTATTGGCACTACTACACCATGGATCTGGGGAGAACCAGGTCGTACTTCTACACCTTCACCGGCACCCTGTTCTACGATGCCGATCATGATGGAAGGTATGACCAGGGGGAAGGGGTTCCCGGCATCGAGGTAGGCATCGAGGTCAATGGAACGGCAACGGGTTCCTATGATGTTTCCGGGACCGTCGGGAGTTTCGCGATCCCCATCATGGATATTCCCTCTGGCACCGGTGCGGTCGTGCTCCTGCGCAACACCACCGAGGGCATCCGTTCGCTTTCGATTCCACAGGATTACCACAACTTTGAAACCGTAACCCTTGCGCCGGGCGAGTCCGTTGCCTTGGGAGGGTTCACGCGGGTTTCAGGTTCTAGAAACGTTGGTTTCCGCAACCTGAATCCTCTGCCGCCGGAGCCGTCGTGGGCCACCTATGCCTCGGTGGCGACCGACTTCACGGTGTCCTGGAATTCCTCCGCCGACGTGCAGTACCGGATTGAGCGCAGCACCAACCTGGTGGATTGGATTCCCGCCCATGCGGCGTTCTCCAACGGAACCGGTGCCGTGATGACCTTTACTGATGGCGGCGCCTTTGGGCGCGACGCGAACAGCTTCTACCGGATCGTTGCCCGTTGGATGCCTTGA
- a CDS encoding mechanosensitive ion channel family protein, which yields MNTNAVIIAETSADATPIAEQVTGIAIEWGLKIVSFLLVLLIGMWIAKAIKKGFTRVMEKKGVDVTLTKFLTSLLYVGLQAFVIVAALEKLNVKTASFIAILGAAGLAVGLALQGSLANFASGVLMIIFKPFAIGDFIEAGGAMGGVKEIGIFTTTVDSPDNKLMIVPNAQIMGGKITNFNANGTRRVDLVAGIGYGDDIDKAKSVIEGILAADKRILKEPAPTVAVVEMADSSVNIVVRPWCSGADYWGVYFDTTETIKKTFDEQGITIPFPQRDVHIYEHKEG from the coding sequence ATGAATACCAATGCAGTAATCATCGCGGAAACATCGGCCGATGCAACACCTATTGCCGAACAGGTCACGGGCATTGCCATCGAATGGGGGTTGAAGATTGTCAGCTTCCTGCTCGTCCTGTTGATCGGGATGTGGATTGCAAAGGCAATCAAGAAGGGTTTCACCCGTGTTATGGAGAAGAAGGGGGTTGATGTCACGCTGACCAAGTTTCTTACCTCCTTGCTCTATGTGGGCTTGCAGGCCTTTGTGATTGTGGCCGCGTTGGAAAAGCTGAACGTCAAAACGGCATCGTTCATTGCCATTCTCGGTGCCGCCGGCCTGGCCGTAGGCCTGGCACTTCAAGGTTCGTTGGCCAACTTTGCCTCGGGCGTGCTGATGATTATCTTCAAGCCCTTTGCCATTGGCGACTTCATTGAAGCGGGCGGTGCCATGGGCGGCGTCAAGGAGATCGGCATCTTCACCACCACGGTCGATTCGCCGGACAATAAACTGATGATTGTCCCCAACGCGCAGATCATGGGCGGCAAGATCACCAACTTCAATGCCAACGGCACACGCCGCGTCGACCTGGTGGCGGGCATAGGCTACGGCGACGACATCGACAAGGCCAAGAGCGTGATTGAAGGCATCCTGGCCGCCGACAAGCGGATCCTAAAAGAGCCGGCCCCGACGGTTGCCGTGGTCGAAATGGCCGATAGCTCCGTCAACATTGTCGTCCGCCCGTGGTGCAGCGGCGCCGACTATTGGGGGGTCTACTTCGACACCACCGAAACGATCAAGAAAACGTTCGACGAACAGGGCATCACCATTCCGTTCCCGCAACGCGACGTGCATATCTACGAGCACAAAGAAGGGTAG
- a CDS encoding metal ABC transporter solute-binding protein, Zn/Mn family — MKGTILLLTALLLFGCAEDPTPDTTGKPMVFVSIPPMAGLLKEIAGNDLEIRTLLGEGQSPHAYEPTARQLAALGEAGMLFTIGVPFEEALLKKIKPIYPKLRIVETDSAIEKRSMPHEHAGHQCTNDHGAKDPHVWLSPQNAERIATCMFNALAKNNDDRHAKLVQTLKQLDEDLETRLAPFNGSRFYVFHPSFGYFADRYGLTQVPIELDGKSPAPRQLADLIEQAQVDGVKVVFVQKQFPAESAQAVADAIGGNVVQLDPLAEDVVANLRQIAEAVAQTLEQ, encoded by the coding sequence ATGAAAGGTACTATTTTACTATTAACCGCCCTGCTGCTCTTCGGATGCGCGGAAGACCCGACCCCGGACACCACTGGAAAACCAATGGTTTTCGTGAGCATACCCCCCATGGCTGGGCTGCTGAAGGAGATTGCGGGAAACGATCTGGAAATCCGGACGCTGCTTGGCGAGGGCCAATCCCCCCATGCCTACGAACCGACCGCCCGCCAGCTGGCGGCCCTTGGAGAGGCCGGTATGCTTTTCACCATCGGCGTCCCGTTCGAAGAGGCCCTGCTCAAGAAGATTAAACCGATCTATCCGAAACTCCGTATTGTCGAAACCGACTCGGCCATTGAAAAACGCTCGATGCCGCATGAGCATGCCGGCCACCAATGCACGAACGACCATGGCGCAAAAGACCCGCATGTTTGGCTGAGTCCGCAAAACGCCGAACGGATTGCCACCTGCATGTTCAATGCGCTCGCAAAAAACAACGATGACCGCCACGCAAAACTGGTCCAAACCTTGAAGCAACTGGATGAAGACCTCGAAACCCGTCTCGCCCCGTTCAACGGAAGCCGCTTCTATGTGTTCCACCCCTCGTTCGGCTATTTTGCCGACCGATACGGCCTGACACAGGTTCCGATCGAGCTGGATGGCAAGTCGCCCGCGCCGCGCCAGCTCGCCGACCTGATCGAGCAGGCGCAGGTGGATGGAGTGAAGGTGGTCTTCGTACAGAAGCAGTTTCCGGCCGAAAGCGCCCAGGCGGTGGCGGATGCCATCGGCGGCAACGTGGTCCAGCTGGATCCGCTGGCCGAAGATGTTGTTGCCAACCTCCGGCAAATCGCGGAAGCTGTTGCCCAAACCTTGGAACAATGA
- a CDS encoding D-alanine--D-alanine ligase — protein sequence MADRRFNKVAVLKGGISSEREVSLKSGAAIAQGLRDGGYDVSEIDIETKDFSLPAGIEAVFIALHGQFGEDGEIQQRLVDLGMPFTGSGAESSRVSFDKVLTRECLIANGIPVAKGEVITKSAARTLPVPLVVKPPREGSSVGCHLVFEEEQWGAAFADAAQYSADVLVEEYIPGRELTVGVVDGQVLPVVEIKPKTPWYDFKAKYITGDTTYVCPAELDPDLAAELQSIALRTFDCLGAEGFGRVDFRLSPENKPYVLELNAIPGFTATSLLPKAAQAAGIGFSKLCCRIMEWAHL from the coding sequence ATGGCGGACAGACGATTTAACAAGGTGGCAGTCTTGAAGGGCGGGATCTCTTCGGAGCGCGAGGTGTCGTTGAAGTCCGGCGCGGCGATCGCGCAGGGCTTGCGCGACGGCGGCTACGACGTCAGCGAGATCGACATTGAAACCAAGGATTTCTCGCTTCCCGCCGGCATCGAGGCGGTCTTTATTGCCCTGCATGGCCAGTTTGGCGAAGACGGCGAAATCCAGCAGCGGTTGGTTGATCTCGGCATGCCCTTCACCGGTTCCGGCGCCGAATCCAGCCGGGTTTCGTTCGATAAGGTTCTGACGCGCGAGTGCCTAATCGCCAACGGTATTCCTGTCGCAAAAGGTGAAGTCATCACCAAGTCGGCCGCCCGCACCCTCCCCGTACCGCTCGTGGTCAAGCCGCCGCGCGAAGGTTCGAGCGTCGGGTGCCATCTGGTTTTCGAAGAGGAGCAGTGGGGCGCCGCCTTTGCCGATGCCGCGCAATATTCCGCCGACGTGCTGGTCGAGGAATATATTCCCGGACGCGAGCTGACCGTCGGCGTGGTCGATGGCCAGGTGCTGCCGGTGGTTGAAATCAAGCCCAAGACCCCGTGGTACGACTTCAAGGCCAAATACATTACCGGCGACACCACCTACGTCTGTCCCGCCGAGCTCGATCCCGATCTGGCAGCCGAGCTGCAGTCCATCGCCCTCCGAACGTTCGACTGCCTCGGGGCCGAGGGCTTCGGCCGCGTCGATTTCCGCCTCTCGCCCGAAAACAAGCCCTACGTGCTCGAGCTCAACGCCATCCCCGGTTTCACCGCCACCAGCCTCCTGCCCAAGGCCGCGCAAGCCGCCGGAATCGGTTTTTCCAAGCTTTGTTGTCGAATCATGGAATGGGCTCATCTATAG
- a CDS encoding TraB/GumN family protein, with amino-acid sequence MQTKRSFMVSSFLALALSLAGVAQAKSCLWKATSKNGTLYVQGSSHVLKAENYPLAPAIEAAYSNSTALVLEVDMAEMMSPKTQQLIMGKAMLAPPANLQSVLKPVTYQSLESACTEIGLPIAAIQQFKPWFATMTLTLVKMQQMGLAAEHGLDKHFYEKAKADHKKIIGLESIDYQISLFDSLSDANPDDFVNRALEDLKMVEEEIEKLLAAWETGDMATLDELLNSGFKDYPDIYNRFITARNKIWIDRLAKLSMDDETYMVVVGAGHLPSPTGLLELLRKKGFSLEQL; translated from the coding sequence ATGCAGACCAAACGTTCATTCATGGTTTCCTCGTTCCTGGCTCTCGCACTTTCCCTGGCGGGCGTCGCGCAGGCCAAAAGTTGCCTATGGAAGGCAACATCGAAAAATGGCACCCTTTACGTGCAAGGCTCGTCGCACGTGCTGAAGGCGGAAAACTATCCCCTGGCCCCGGCCATCGAAGCCGCCTACTCCAACTCAACCGCCCTGGTGCTGGAGGTGGACATGGCCGAGATGATGTCGCCCAAGACCCAGCAGCTCATCATGGGCAAGGCCATGCTTGCCCCGCCGGCCAACCTGCAAAGCGTCCTCAAGCCCGTCACCTACCAAAGCCTGGAAAGCGCCTGCACCGAAATCGGTTTGCCGATCGCCGCAATCCAACAATTCAAACCCTGGTTCGCCACCATGACCCTCACGCTCGTCAAAATGCAGCAAATGGGACTCGCCGCCGAACATGGCCTCGATAAGCATTTCTATGAAAAAGCCAAGGCCGACCACAAAAAGATTATCGGACTCGAAAGCATCGACTACCAAATCAGCCTGTTCGACAGCCTGTCCGATGCCAATCCGGACGATTTCGTCAACCGCGCCCTCGAAGACCTGAAAATGGTTGAGGAAGAGATTGAAAAACTGCTCGCCGCCTGGGAGACGGGCGACATGGCAACGCTGGACGAACTGCTGAACTCGGGCTTCAAGGATTACCCGGACATCTATAACCGGTTCATCACCGCACGAAACAAAATCTGGATTGATCGCCTCGCCAAACTCTCCATGGACGACGAAACCTACATGGTGGTCGTCGGAGCAGGCCATCTGCCGAGTCCCACCGGCCTCCTGGAGCTGCTCAGGAAAAAGGGTTTCTCGCTCGAGCAATTATAA
- a CDS encoding cell division protein FtsQ/DivIB — MAARKKTTTRKKAQYVRAKKRGGGGSALMAQRTVVLTIACCLLLALLVGVVMGFRWVNRKLYAENQRFEIQNLLISCNGKLTEEYIREMSGLSEGMNLFECSFKEIEGKLLEVSMIESVYLERKLPNTMIVKVKERVPVAQIIGRQATRYPFMVDRYGYVMPHRRKLATLPVIKGLDIDLGLGQPASHSDVETALKIVAMCESSTYLHTFVPLESIDLQYSDYVYLYLKNGVRAKIPRFSLEPRLHKLASVIKIETGRGLKVKTVDVTLDTAKVPVTYY, encoded by the coding sequence ATGGCCGCGCGGAAGAAGACGACAACACGAAAAAAAGCACAGTATGTGCGGGCGAAAAAGCGCGGCGGTGGCGGGTCGGCGCTGATGGCCCAGCGCACGGTGGTGCTGACGATTGCCTGCTGCCTGCTGCTGGCCCTGCTTGTTGGGGTCGTGATGGGCTTCCGTTGGGTCAACCGCAAGCTCTATGCCGAAAACCAGCGTTTCGAAATCCAGAACCTGCTGATTTCCTGCAATGGCAAGCTGACGGAGGAATACATCCGCGAGATGTCCGGCCTGAGCGAGGGCATGAACCTGTTCGAATGCAGCTTCAAGGAGATCGAAGGCAAGTTGCTGGAGGTTTCGATGATCGAGTCGGTCTACCTTGAGCGCAAGTTGCCGAACACGATGATTGTCAAGGTCAAGGAGCGCGTGCCGGTGGCGCAGATCATCGGTCGCCAGGCCACCCGGTACCCGTTCATGGTGGATCGCTACGGGTATGTGATGCCGCATCGGCGCAAGCTGGCGACGCTACCGGTCATCAAGGGGCTCGACATCGACCTGGGGCTGGGGCAGCCGGCCAGCCATAGCGATGTGGAAACCGCGTTGAAGATCGTTGCGATGTGCGAAAGCAGCACCTATCTGCACACCTTTGTTCCGCTGGAAAGCATCGACCTGCAGTATTCCGACTATGTCTACCTCTACCTGAAAAACGGCGTGCGCGCAAAAATCCCGCGCTTCTCGCTCGAGCCCCGTCTCCATAAGCTCGCCTCGGTCATCAAGATCGAAACCGGCCGGGGGCTGAAGGTGAAGACCGTCGATGTCACCCTCGATACGGCCAAGGTGCCTGTAACCTACTATTGA
- a CDS encoding metal ABC transporter ATP-binding protein: MNPPPIHIENLDFSYGPVSVLEKANLEIGDREFVSVVGPNGGGKTTLLKILLGLLEPRAGSASVYGETPILGRKWIGYLPQHSHLDSKFPVTALDVVLMGRLGKTRRLGFYSKTDRAIASNMLERVGLEKLSHRPLAALSGGQCQRVLIARALVTEPKLLLLDEPTSSLDDYVERELYDLLLELNKELTIVVVSHDVGFVSRYVEKVICVNRVVHVHPVSEISEDIIHDMYGEHVHMVRHDQEHGDG, translated from the coding sequence ATGAATCCGCCACCCATCCATATTGAAAACCTGGATTTTTCCTATGGGCCGGTCTCCGTGCTGGAAAAGGCCAACCTGGAAATCGGCGACCGTGAGTTTGTCTCGGTTGTGGGCCCCAATGGCGGCGGCAAGACCACGTTGCTTAAAATACTGCTGGGGCTTCTTGAGCCGCGAGCGGGTTCGGCCTCCGTCTATGGGGAAACGCCCATCCTTGGCCGGAAATGGATCGGATATCTTCCACAGCATTCGCACCTCGATTCCAAGTTTCCGGTCACGGCGCTGGATGTGGTGCTGATGGGCCGGCTGGGCAAAACGCGGCGGCTCGGTTTCTATTCGAAGACCGACCGCGCCATCGCCAGCAACATGCTGGAACGGGTGGGACTCGAAAAACTAAGCCATCGCCCGTTGGCCGCGCTCTCCGGCGGACAGTGCCAGCGCGTCCTGATTGCCCGGGCCTTGGTGACCGAGCCCAAATTGCTCCTGCTCGACGAACCCACCTCCAGCCTGGACGACTATGTTGAACGGGAGCTTTACGATCTGTTGCTGGAACTCAACAAGGAGCTGACGATTGTGGTGGTTTCGCACGACGTCGGCTTTGTTTCGCGCTACGTGGAAAAGGTCATCTGCGTGAACCGCGTTGTGCACGTCCACCCCGTCAGCGAGATCAGCGAGGATATCATCCACGACATGTATGGCGAACACGTGCATATGGTGCGGCACGACCAGGAGCATGGTGATGGCTGA
- a CDS encoding HepT-like ribonuclease domain-containing protein, with amino-acid sequence MSKRSLRTSLLDMVEAAERAIQYCDGMHYDAFLRDHKTQDAVTRNIEILGEAVKNIGTDFRSAHGNIPWKNITGMRDKLIHDYFGANFDVIWNVVNDELPNLLAKLKELIPEPE; translated from the coding sequence ATGTCTAAACGATCCCTGCGAACCTCTTTACTGGATATGGTTGAAGCCGCAGAACGGGCAATTCAATATTGCGATGGCATGCATTACGATGCCTTTCTTCGCGATCACAAAACGCAGGATGCCGTCACCCGCAACATCGAAATCCTTGGAGAAGCGGTAAAAAACATTGGAACCGACTTTCGCTCGGCCCATGGAAACATTCCGTGGAAGAATATTACCGGAATGCGGGATAAACTGATTCACGACTATTTCGGGGCAAACTTTGATGTCATCTGGAATGTCGTTAACGATGAACTTCCGAACCTTCTGGCAAAGCTGAAGGAACTCATCCCTGAACCGGAATAG
- the nadB gene encoding L-aspartate oxidase, with product MNTQSYDFLIIGSGLAGLTAALELGKHGRVLVASKVEASECNSFYAQGGIACVIDPKDTVEAHMEDTLGTGYGLGDPDVVRRVVQGALERIAQLEELGIEFDQRKRKGKENEYDLGQEGGHSHRRVLHAGDITGQSMMQVLIARARENTNITIRENLMAVDLVTTGWIKHPGGNRCIGAYFLNKKTDEIYAINAKCTVLATGGLGKVYPYTSNPDVATGDGVAMAWRAGLPVRNMEFVQFHPTCLYHPQAKSFLISEAVRGEGAELKDIRGHAFMEDFDARGSLATRDVTARAIDFVMKKHGDPYVYLDITHRSEAFLRKRFPNLYAACLRYGINMATDPIPVVPAAHYSCGGVVAEVNGTTALPGLYACGEVASTGLHGANRLASNSLLEALVCGHEAALEIGRVWQEFDEEVAIPAWKCGEAVSSDEAVVVEHNWNEVRTAMWDYVGIVRTERRLSRARRRIRNLREEIKQYYGDYLVTSDLLELRNIADVAELIVRSAKQRKESRGLHYMADHQQQDDAPTDTIIHDKPGGPLT from the coding sequence ATGAACACCCAATCATACGACTTCCTCATCATTGGCTCTGGCCTGGCCGGACTCACCGCCGCGCTCGAGCTCGGCAAACACGGGCGCGTGCTGGTGGCCAGCAAGGTCGAGGCCTCCGAGTGCAACAGTTTCTATGCCCAAGGCGGCATCGCCTGCGTAATCGACCCGAAAGACACGGTCGAAGCACACATGGAAGATACGCTCGGAACCGGCTATGGACTGGGAGATCCGGACGTGGTCAGGCGCGTGGTCCAGGGTGCCCTTGAACGCATCGCCCAACTCGAAGAGCTCGGCATCGAGTTCGACCAGCGCAAACGCAAGGGCAAGGAAAACGAATACGACCTTGGCCAGGAAGGCGGCCACTCGCATCGGCGCGTGCTGCATGCCGGCGACATTACCGGGCAATCGATGATGCAGGTGCTCATTGCCCGCGCCCGCGAAAACACCAACATCACCATCCGCGAAAACCTCATGGCGGTCGACCTCGTCACCACGGGCTGGATCAAACATCCCGGAGGAAACCGCTGCATCGGCGCCTACTTCCTCAACAAGAAAACCGACGAGATATACGCGATCAACGCCAAGTGCACCGTCTTGGCCACCGGCGGCCTCGGCAAGGTCTATCCCTACACCTCCAACCCCGATGTCGCCACCGGCGACGGCGTTGCCATGGCCTGGCGCGCCGGCCTACCGGTCCGCAACATGGAATTCGTGCAGTTCCACCCCACCTGCCTCTACCACCCACAGGCCAAATCGTTCCTCATTTCCGAGGCCGTACGCGGCGAAGGCGCCGAGCTCAAGGACATCCGCGGACACGCTTTCATGGAGGATTTCGACGCCCGCGGCTCGCTCGCCACGCGCGATGTCACCGCGCGCGCCATCGACTTCGTGATGAAGAAGCACGGCGACCCGTATGTCTATCTCGACATCACCCATCGTTCCGAAGCCTTCCTGCGAAAGCGCTTCCCCAACCTCTATGCCGCCTGCCTGCGCTACGGCATCAACATGGCCACCGACCCGATCCCGGTCGTGCCCGCCGCGCACTATTCCTGCGGGGGCGTCGTGGCGGAAGTCAACGGAACCACCGCCCTGCCCGGCCTCTACGCCTGCGGCGAAGTGGCCAGCACCGGCCTGCACGGCGCCAACCGACTCGCCAGCAACTCGCTGCTCGAAGCGCTCGTTTGCGGGCACGAAGCCGCGCTCGAAATCGGGCGCGTCTGGCAAGAGTTCGATGAAGAGGTGGCGATCCCCGCATGGAAATGCGGCGAGGCCGTCTCCTCCGACGAAGCGGTCGTGGTGGAGCACAACTGGAACGAAGTGCGCACCGCCATGTGGGACTATGTCGGCATTGTCCGCACCGAGCGCCGCCTGTCGCGCGCCCGCCGACGCATCCGCAACCTGCGCGAGGAAATCAAGCAATACTACGGCGACTACCTCGTCACCTCCGACCTGCTGGAGCTACGCAACATTGCCGACGTGGCCGAGCTGATCGTCCGCTCCGCCAAGCAGCGCAAGGAGAGTCGCGGCCTCCACTACATGGCCGACCACCAGCAGCAGGACGATGCCCCGACCGACACCATCATCCACGACAAACCCGGCGGACCGCTGACCTAA